In Aspergillus flavus chromosome 3, complete sequence, one genomic interval encodes:
- a CDS encoding uncharacterized protein (domain of unknown function-domain containing protein): MVVDRRPPPAYTAPPESTVHASSEIYRAISNTASDASQRTLETSFTIRPCSGQAWIVPAGHVCRLTTPKGPQVGDLNIWNANNPRERLWAARTRQIHASHVSVGDRLWSNLPYLRPLVTITGDSLGGGQLHEVLDAEGKRTKGFGTTQWGGRVHDLLGTRCDPYVNLLMGGESFDFHCHSNLTRSVLPYGLTELDVHDVLNVFQVTGLDEEGKYFMETSPARPGEYFEFFAEVDVLCALSACPGGDLSNWGWEEKGENMGATTRPLGVEVYKLNDPKVLENWKEPESPKYRGMHGLTMPQRENDGSGYVGL; this comes from the exons ATGGTTGTCGACCGTCGTCCTCCACCAGCATATACTGCTCCTCCAGAGTCAACTGTCCATGCTTCTTCTGAAATTTACAGAGCCATCTCGAACACCGCCTCAGACGCCTCTCAGAGAACCCTAGAAACATCTTTCACCATCCGTCCATGCTCTGGACAAGCATGGATTGTACCAGCTGGACATGTCTGTCGTCTGACTACTCCAAAGGGCCCCCAAGTGGGTGATCTGAACATATGGAATGCAAACAACCCCCGAGAGCGACTGTGGGCAGCGCGCACCCGTCAAATTCATGCCTCTCACGTATCCGTTGGAGACCGTCTTTGGTCTAACCTTCCATATCTCCGGCCGCTTGTTACCATCACGGGTGATTCACTTGGCGGCGGACAGCTCCATGAAGTGCTCGATGCAGAGGGTAAGCGGACAAAGGGCTTCGGAACGACGCAATGGGGAGGACGAGTTCATGATCTTCTGGGTACCCGATGCGATCCCTATGTGAATCTGCTGATGGGTGGCGAGTCATTCGACTTCCATTGCCATTCGAATCTTACCCGCTCTGTACTCCCATATGGACTGACGGAGCTTGATGTGCACGACGTTCTAAATGTGTTCCAGGTAACTggactggatgaagaagggaaatACTTCATGGAAACTTCCCCGGCGAGGCCAGGAGAATATTTCGAGTTCTTTGCCGAGGTTGATGTTCTGTGTGCACTCTCAGCTTGTCCTGGTG GTGATTTGTCTAATTGGGGTTGGGAGGAAAAGGGCGAGAACATGGGAGCCACTACCCGTCCGCTTGGGGTAGAAGTGTACAAGTTGAATGACCCCAAGGTCCTGGAGAATTGGAAGGAGCCCGAATCTCCTAAGTATAGAGGAATGCATGGGTTGACGATGCCACAGCGTGAAAACGATGGATCAGGCTACGTGGGGTTGTAG
- a CDS encoding putative ribosome biogenesis protein (ribosome biogenesis protein, putative), with the protein MENQSNRVHRPSKEKKKHDGPNPKAFAFSNPGKGNKAGARSHDIKEKRLHVPLVDRVPEEAPPLVVAIVGPPGVGKTTLVKSLIRRYTKQTLSTPKGPLTVVTSKRRRLTFLECPSDSLASMIDVAKIADIVLLMIDGNYGFEMETMEFLNVLSSSGMPGNVFGILTHLDLFKKQSTLRMAKKRLKHRFWSELYNGAKLFYLSGVVNGRYPDREIHNLSRFLSVMKNPRPLVWRNSHPYALADRFLDITPPTQIEENPKCDRTVALYGYLRGTNFSAQGARVHVPGVGDLTVSGIESLPDPCPTPFMDQQMAKASGKASKRRLGEKQKLLFAPMSDVGGVLVDKDAVYIDVKTSNFNKGEDESEDEDRGLGEQLVVGLQGERKLLGEADGGVRLFRGGEAIEKADDEEEGAGRKHRRHARFMDGEGDHAEEDEGFESAEDDDEDELEDESDDENIDVSAPADFEASFREKQEGKSRHDEGDIAFADSDSDLGSISSVEDQVLESDGEEDLDEDDDDDDEDGAVRWKEKMLDNAKALHAKRPKYRVADLSRMMYDESITPLDVIRRWSGKDEEEDADGEIEEDADDFFKKTNNEKEEQSEYRAIPEFDYEELERKWRDEEMIESLRSRFATARLSGDGDDDDSDVDDAFDEDDEGDGDFEDLETGEVFNGISDEKEQEEGSGDEGSVDLEAERERNAKKKEELRLRFEEEDREGFANSKDNSRQDGGGDEEFGEDEWYDAQKAKLQKQLDINRAEFDTLDPASRARAEGFKAGTYARIVLENVPCEFATKFNPRYPVIVGGLAPTEDRFGYVQIRIKRHRWHKKILKSNDPLIFSLGWRRFQTLPMYSTSDNRTRNRMLKYTPEHMHCFGTFYGPLVAPNTGFCCVQSFSNKAPGFRIAATGVVLSVDEHTDIVKKLKLTGTPYKIFKNTAFIKDMFNSSLEIAKFEGTAIRTVSGIRGQVKRALSKPEGCFRATFEDKILMSDIVFLRAWYPIKPHRFYNPVTNLLDLEEDSAGDSGWKGMRLTGEVRREKGIPTPLQKDSAYRPIERQERHFNPLRVPRQLAKDLPFKSQITKMKPHKDQTYMQKRAVVLGGEEKKARDLMQKLTTMRNDKQARRAAKQEERRQVYRAKVADSLEKKEAREKRERDDYWRREGKKRKNTDEDGGGGGKKRK; encoded by the exons ATGGAAAACCAGTCGAACAGGGTCCATCGACCctcgaaggagaaaaagaagcatgatg GCCCTAATCCGAAAGCCTTCGCATTCTCGAATCctggaaagggaaataaagCTGGCGCGCGGTCGCATGAT attaaagaaaagagacTTCATGTACCGCTGGTGGATCGTGTGCCTGAGGAGGCACCTCCACTTGTCGTTGCAATCGTTGGGCCGCCGGGT GTTGGAAAAACGACTCTCGTTAAATCCTTGATCCGTCGCTACACGAAACAGACCCTCAGCACCCCCAAAGGACCCTTGACTGTGGTGACATCCAAACGGCGCCGGCTCACTTTCCTCGAATGTCCCTCCGATTCCCTTGCCAGTATGATCGATGTCGCGAAAATCGCCGATATTGTGCTTCTGATGATTGACGGTAACTATGGATTCGAGATGGAGACTATGGAGTTCCTGAACGTCTTGTCTTCCAGTGGTATGCCAGGAAATGTGTTCGGCATCTTAACCCACCTGGACCTTTTCAAGAAACAGAGCACCCTTCGAATGGCGAAGAAGCGCTTGAAGCATCGCTTTTGGAGCGAGCTTTACAATGGTGCTAAGCTCTTCTACCTTTCTGGTGTCGTCAATGGCCGGTATCCCGATCGCGAAATACACAACCTCTCCCGTTTCCTGTCGGTCATGAAGAACCCTAGGCCGTTAGTGTGGCGCAATTCACACCCTTATGCGCTCGCAGATCGCTTTCTGGATATTACGCCGCCGACCCAGATCGAAGAGAATCCGAAGTGTGACCGGACAGTAGCTCTCTACGGTTATTTACGAGGTACAAACTTCTCAGCTCAGGGAGCGCGAGTGCATGTACCCGGAGTGGGTGATCTAACTGTCTCCGGCATTGAGTCACTTCCAGACCCATGCCCCACGCCCTTCATGGATCAACAAATGGCGAAAGCCTCAGGCAAGGCAAGCAAACGCAGGCTAGGGGAGAAGCAAAAGTTACTCTTCGCTCCTATGTCTGACGTTGGCGGTGTGTTGGTCGATAAAGATGCTGTGTATATCGACGTCAAGACATCCAATTTCAACAAAGGAGAAGACGagtctgaagatgaagatcgtGGCTTGGGTGAACAGCTCGTCGTTGGCCTTCAGGGTGAACGTAAACTCCTTGGTGAAGCCGATGGAGGTGTCCGTCTATTCCGAGGCGGTGAGGCCATAGAGAAGGcggacgatgaggaggagggcgCAGGAAGGAAACACAGGAGACATGCGAGATTcatggatggagaaggagatcatgcagaggaagatgaaggttTCGAGAGCgctgaggatgatgatgaggatgagctgGAAGACGAAAGTGATGACGAAAACATTGACGTGTCCGCACCTGCCGACTTCGAAGCAAGCTTTAGGGAGAAACAGGAGGGCAAAAGCCGCCACGACGAAGGGGACATCGCATTCGCCGACAGTGATTCTGATCTCGGATCCATTTCGTCTGTTGAAGATCAAGTATTGGAAAGTGATGGCGAGGAAGATCttgatgaagacgatgacgatgacgatgaggatggcgCTGTTcggtggaaagagaaaatgcTCGACAACGCCAAAGCGCTCCATGCCAAAAGACCAAAGTATCGTGTCGCTGACCTGTCTCGCATGATGTACGACGAATCTATCACTCCTCTTGACGTAATTCGGAGATGGTCCGgtaaagatgaagaggaggatgccGACGGGGAGATCGAAGAAGATGCCGACGATTTCTTCAAGAAAACCAACAAcgaaaaggaagagcaaTCGGAATATCGTGCCATTCCCGAGTTCGACTATGAGGAGTTAGAGCGGAAATGGCGGGATGAAGAGATGATTGAATCTCTACGGAGTCGATTCGCCACTGCTCGATTGTCCGGCGACGGGGATGACGATGATtcggatgttgatgatgcctttgacgaggatgacgaaggagatggagacTTCGAGGACCTGGAGACTGGCGAGGTGTTCAATGGCATCTCAGATGAgaaggagcaagaagagggctCAGGCGATGAGGGATCCGTGGATCTCGAAGCAGAGCGCGAACGAAACgctaagaagaaggaagagctgaGGTTGCgctttgaagaggaagaccgTGAGGGTTTCGCCAACTCCAAGGATAACTCACGCCAAGACGGtggaggcgatgaagagTTCGGTGAAGATGAATGGTATGATGCACAGAAGGCGAAGCTGCAGAAGCAGCTAGACATCAACCGGGCCGAATTTGATACTTTAGACCCAGCTTCAAGAGCGAGAGCTGAAGGTTTCAAGGCTGGAACCTATGCCCGTATCGTTCTGGAAAATGTACCTTGCGAATTTGCGACAAAATTCAATCCTCGCTACCCTGTCATCGTCGGTGGACTGGCACCCACTGAAGACCGATTTGGATACGTGCAGATTCGGATCAAGAGACACCGTTGGCACAAGAAGATTTTGAAGAGTAACGATCCCTTGATCTTTTCTCTCGGATGGCGTCGCTTCCAGACCCTACCAATGTACAGCACATCCGACAACCGCACGCGTAACCGCATGCTTAAATACACGCCAGAACACATGCACTGCTTTGGCACCTTCTATGGGCCACTCGTTGCACCAAACACCGGTTTCTGCTGCGTGCAATCTTTCTCCAACAAGGCTCCAGGTTTCCGAATCGCGGCAACCGGAGTAGTGCTGAGCGTGGATGAACATACGGATATTGTGAAGAAGCTCAAGTTGACTGGTACACCTTACAAGATCTTCAAGAACACCGCCTTCATCAAGGATATGTTCAACTCTTCCCTTGAGATTGCCAAGTTTGAGGGTACCGCGATTCGAACCGTATCTGGCATCCGAGGTCAAGTCAAGCGAGCTTTGAGCAAGCCCGAAGGTTGCTTCCGTGCGACATTTGAAGACAAGATTCTTATGAGTGACATTGTCTTCTTACGCGCGTGGTATCCTATCAAACCACATCGATTCTACAACCCGGTAACAAACTTGCTTGACCTAGAAGAAGACAGTGCAGGCGATAGTGGGTGGAAGGGAATGCGTCTCACCGGCGAAGTGCGCCGTGAGAAGGGTATCCCAACGCCCCTGCAGAAGGACTCTGCCTATCGTCCCATTGAACGACAAGAGCGCCATTTCAATCCCCTCCGTGTCCCACGGCAGCTGGCTAAAGACCTTCCATTCAAATCCCAGATCACCAAGATGAAACCGCACAAGGACCAGACCTATATGCAAAAGCGGGCTGTTGTCcttggaggagaggagaagaaggcacGAGACCTTATGCAAAAGCTGACCACCATGCGGAACGACAAGCAAGCTCGACGCGCAGCCAAGCAGGAAGAGCGGAGACAGGTCTATCGCGCCAAGGTCGCCGACagtttggagaagaaggaagcccGGGAGAAACGGGAACGCGACGATTACTGGCGGCGAGAGGgcaagaaacgaaagaatACAGacgaagatggaggaggtggaggcaagaagcgcaagtAA
- a CDS encoding putative FAD/FMN-containing isoamyl alcohol oxidase MreA-like protein (unnamed protein product), with translation MKSLIWALPFIPLAYANGNSSSCRCQPHQSCWPSEQEWNSLNSSINGNLVAVQPIAAVCHEGDWDSSACKEVMASWTNSTWRAAQPGAVQWENWESWPEHNQTCYIESPRNTPCGQGQISLYSTLAKSAFDIQETVKFAKQHNLRLAIKNSGHDFLGRASAPESLQILTNGMKDIKMVDKFTPAGAPQGKDEGQAVTIAAGVSLQELYAAVAANNRTVVAGSAHTVGAAGGYIQGGGHSALGPWKGMASDNALEFTIVTANVNDNNASLLKKGDLVVANEYQNKDLFWALRGGGGGTFGVVVSVTVRTFDDAPLILVNFNITTSAGNPQYWDAVTTFHASLPKINDAKGGGYYWIAPDTELTENTSVSAITQTFIFPNQTDTAQIDRLYAPLISKLNGTTGVYTQYASYPIPSVGFLFSKIFLTGNSDLAGGTGLLGSRLFSRDLLSSNNGSKKLSSALRSIRVDPGSAILGHLVAGGAVADNAGKVDSALNPAWRKAITHIVIPRGWEPNATLAEQEAVKKNLTDVEIPILRSVEGTDKMGAYLNEANAYESEFQSSFWGENYQRLLEVKKKWDPESLFVVRRGVGSEEWDEWGLCRAAK, from the exons ATGAAGTCATTGATTTGGGCACTACCTTTTATTCCGTTGGCATATGCGAATGGCAATTCTTCATCATGTCGCTGCCAACCACACCAGAGCTGCTGGCCCTCTGAACAAGAGTGGAACTCTCTCAACAGTTCCATCAACGGAAACCTAGTGGCAGTACAGCCTATCGCAGCCGTCTGCCATGAAGGTGACTGGGATAGTTCAGCCTGTAAGGAAGTCATGGCGTCCTGGACTAACTCGACCTGGCGAGCAGCGCAGCCCGGTGCCGTGCAATGGGAAAACTGGGAGTCTTGGCCGGAGCATAATCAAACATGCTACATCGAGAGTCCACGAAACACACCATGTGGGCAGGGCCAGATCTCCCTCTATTCGACACTCGCCAAATCAGCATTCGATATCCAGGAGACGGTGAAGTTCGCAAAGCAACATAACCTTCGTCTCGCGATCAAGAACTCAGGGCATGATTTCCTGGGCCGTGCTTCCGCCCCAGAGTCACTGCAAATCCTTACTAATGGGATGAAGGATATTAAGATGGTGGACAAGTTCACTCCTGCTGGTGCCCCACAGGGTAAAGATGAAGGACAAGCGGTTACGATAGCCGCCGGTGTCAGTCTGCAGGAGTTGTACGCTGCTGTCGCCGCGAATAATAGAACCGTTGTTGCTGGATCTGCCCACACGGTTGGTGCTGCAGGCGGGTATATTCAAGGTGGTGGACATTCTGCCCTGGGGCCATGGAAGGGGATGGCTTCGGATAATGCGCTTGAGTTCACCATTGTGACTGCCAATGTAAATGACAACAATGCCTCCCTGCTCAAGAAG GGAGATCTAGTCGTAGCAAACGAGTACCAGAACAAAGACCTATTCTGGGCTCTCcgaggcggaggtggagggaCCTTTGGAGTTGTCGTGAGCGTTACAGTCCGTACATTCGACGACGCACCCCTCATCCTAGTCAACTTCAACATCACAACCTCAGCGGGGAATCCTCAATACTGGGATGCCGTGACGACGTTCCACGCATCTCTTCCAAAGATAAACGACGCCAAAGGCGGCGGATATTACTGGATTGCTCCGGATACCGAATTAACGGAGAACACCAGCGTCTCAGCAATAACCCAAACATTCATTTTTCCTAATCAAACAGACACAGCACAGATTGACCGTCTTTATGCCCCTCTCATTTCGAAACTGAACGGTACCACGGGTGTATATACCCAATACGCCTCTTACCCAATCCCGAGCGTtggcttcctcttttccaAGATCTTCCTCACTGGAAACTCCGACCTAGCGGGTGGCACGGGCTTATTAGGCTCGAGGCTCTTCTCCAGGGACCTCTTATCATCCAACAATGGGTCCAAGAAACTAAGTTCCGCACTGCGCTCTATCCGCGTCGACCCCGGCTCAGCCATACTCGGCCATCTCGTAGCTGGCGGCGCCGTAGCAGACAACGCAGGAAAGGTAGACAGTGCGCTCAATCCTGCGTGGAGGAAAGCAATTACCCATATCGTTATCCCCAGGGGCTGGGAGCCGAATGCCACTTTGGCAGAGCAGGAGGCCGTGAAAAAGAACCTCACTGATGTGGAAATACCGATCCTGAGATCTGTCGAGGGGACCGATAAGATGGGCGCTTATTTGAATGAGGCAAATGCTTATGAGTCGGAGTTTCAGAGTTCGTTCTGGGGAGAGAATTATCAGCGTCTGCTGGAggtcaaaaagaaatgggATCCTGAGAGTCTGTTTGTTGTGAGAAGAGGTGTTGGGAGTGAAGAGTGGGATGAATGGGGTCTTTGTCGGGCTGCGAAGTAG
- a CDS encoding putative lactoylglutathione lyase, which yields MSPQSTPFEEGAFLPGGHNTDPPLPPNDPTIGTKLNHSMLRIRDPQRSLHFYITLMGMRTVFTMNTGPFTMYYLGFPSSAEDRADLSAWAAKVSDPANLTQTLGLLELFHIHGTEKPVDEGGVEMANGNAPPNLGFGHLGFTVPDVGATVERLRAEGVKVVKELGVTTRESIPLSEWEEKRGVGVGEIHPNYKVFFDQIAYVADPDGYIIEILPQNWQ from the exons ATGAGCCCCCAGTCCACCCCCTTTGAAGAAGGCGCCTTCCTCCCAGGCGGCCACAACACCgaccctcccctccccccaaaTGACCCAACAATCGGGACAAAACTAAACCACTCGATGCTCCGCATCCGAGACCCGCAACGCTCCCTCCACTTCTACATCACCCTCATGGGCATGCGCACCGTCTTCACCATGAACACCGGCCCCTTCACAATGTACTACCTCGGTTTCCCGTCCAGCGCGGAAGACCGCGCCGACCTGTCCGCGTGGGCGGCTAAGGTTTCCGACCCGGCCAACCTCACCCAGACGCTGGGGCTGCTGGAGCTGTTCCATATCCATGGGACGGAGAAGCCCGTGGACGAGGGCGGTGTGGAGATGGCCAACGGGAACGCGCCCCCCAATCTGGGGTTCGGGCATCTGGGGTTCACGGTTCCGGATGTCGGGGCTACTGTCGAGAGGTTGAGGGCGGAGGGCGTCAAGGTTGTTAAGGAGTTGGGGGTTACCACTAGGGAGAGTATTCCGTTGAGTGAAtgggaggaaaagaggggtgttggggttggggagaTCCATCCGAATTATAAGGTGTTTTTTGATCAGATTGCTTATGTGGCTGATCCG GATGGGTATATTATTGAAATTCTTCCGCAGAATTGGCAGTGA